The window GTGTTAAAACTAATTGATTACGGCTTATTGGTAAATTAGGGTTCCAATTCGGCTTGGTAATAAAGTATTCCCACTTAGATGTTGAATGTCTGGCAGTTAAATACCATTTAAACGTTTGTTGAGAGTGATGAAGATCATTTTTGCTCCAACGAGCGGCTGTTTGCACATCAAGTTCAGCAAAGCGAGTAATACCCGCACTTGCGATTTGACCATCTATAGGGCCTGATAAAGGGAAACCTTTTGCAGCTTCAAGAGATTGTGGCTCATATTGTATTGCACCACACTCTGCATTGAGCTTTTGATTACACAGGTAAGCACGGCTTTGTGGTTCAAATACATAGCCGTGCGCGAATATAAATGTTGAAAAACAGAGTAGAAAAGGAAGTAAAAATAGATTTTTCATTGGTTGCCCTCATCGTTGTTGAGGGCAACATTTTCACTGAATCAAACTCACAAAATAAATTTCATCATTTAATAGGTATTGATAAAGTAAAGACACTGGCTTGATCAGCAGTTAGCCTTTAATTTGTAAGCGATTAGCATACCAATAAGAAGCAGCCCAGCAATAAACCAAGCAACGCCAGCCCATCCAAATTGCAACCAAAAAATCCCACCAACAGTTCCTGCAATACTCGAACCTGCATAATAACTAAACAAGTAAAGTGAAGAAGCTTGGCCTCTAGCCCGTTTAGCTCGGTGTCCAACCCAACTACTGGCGACTGAATGAGCAGAAAAGAACCCAGCTGTTAACACCGTCATGCCCAAAAGGATGAGCCAAAAACTCGAAAATAGTGTTAACAAGATCCCTGACAACATGAGAACTAATGCAGCAATCAGCACACTTCCCAAACCAAATCTAGAGGTTAAACTTCCGGATTTCGATGCGCTATATGTACCTGTTAAATAAATTATTGATAATAAGCCAACAGTAGCTTGGCTAAAATGATAGGGGGCTTCAAGTAATCGATAACCAATATAGTTATACATAGTGACAAACCCTCCCATCAAAACAAAGCCTTCAACAAATAACCATGGTAAACCTTTATCACGAAAATGAAGGCGTAAGTTAATCCACAAATTTTTGGGTTTTAAAGAGCTTGCTCTAAAATGTTGTGAAGGTGGCAATAACCGCCAAAAGCCAATTGCAGCAATTAAAGCTAGGCTGCCCAACAAAACCACAGCGACACGCCATGAATAAAAATCAGCGATAATGCCCGTAACAAGACGTCCGCTCATTCCACCAATAGAGTTACCACTAATATATAACCCCATTGATAATGCGACATAGCTAGGATGGATTTCTTCACTTAGGTAGGTCATCGCAACCGCTGCAACACCACTCAACGATAATCCAACGAGCGCTCTAGCAATTAAAATACCTTGCCAACTTTGCATAAAAGCACTTAACAGTGTGAACAATGCCGCACTTGTTAACGCAACGACCATGACATTTTTTCGTCCAATCGCATCGGAAATTGGTCCAGTAATCAGTAGCCCTAGCGCCATTAATCCAGTACTTAATGATAACGAGAGACTAGCCGTAGCAGGGGAAACATTAAAATCCTCTGATAACATCGGCAAAATCGGTTGCACAAAATAAAGTAATGCAAATGTAGCTAACCCCACGGTAAAGAATGAAAGTGTCACGCGCAAATATAGTGCATCATCACGTTGAATATAGTGCTTTTTAGGGACAGTATTCTTATTTGAGTTATCCCGCGTTCCGTTAGCGGTGTCTTCAGTAGTAAGACTATTTGATGA of the Providencia stuartii genome contains:
- a CDS encoding lytic polysaccharide monooxygenase produces the protein MKNLFLLPFLLCFSTFIFAHGYVFEPQSRAYLCNQKLNAECGAIQYEPQSLEAAKGFPLSGPIDGQIASAGITRFAELDVQTAARWSKNDLHHSQQTFKWYLTARHSTSKWEYFITKPNWNPNLPISRNQLVLTPFCQYDEPKRPGSVVEHHCTLPKENLGYQLVLAVWTIADTGNAFYQVIDLNIK
- a CDS encoding MFS transporter; amino-acid sequence: MEHSSNSLTTEDTANGTRDNSNKNTVPKKHYIQRDDALYLRVTLSFFTVGLATFALLYFVQPILPMLSEDFNVSPATASLSLSLSTGLMALGLLITGPISDAIGRKNVMVVALTSAALFTLLSAFMQSWQGILIARALVGLSLSGVAAVAMTYLSEEIHPSYVALSMGLYISGNSIGGMSGRLVTGIIADFYSWRVAVVLLGSLALIAAIGFWRLLPPSQHFRASSLKPKNLWINLRLHFRDKGLPWLFVEGFVLMGGFVTMYNYIGYRLLEAPYHFSQATVGLLSIIYLTGTYSASKSGSLTSRFGLGSVLIAALVLMLSGILLTLFSSFWLILLGMTVLTAGFFSAHSVASSWVGHRAKRARGQASSLYLFSYYAGSSIAGTVGGIFWLQFGWAGVAWFIAGLLLIGMLIAYKLKANC